The genome window TTTTATGCGAGGCGAAAAATTCGTCCAGCTCGTTTTTAAAGCCCGCTTTTTCCAGCTCAAATTTGGCCTTTAAAACGATATTATTTTCGATATTTTCGTTATCGCACTCAAGCGCGAAGCGGCTAGATTTTTCAAAGAAAATTTCGTCGTAAATCTCGCGCCGCAAAACAAAGCGAGAAACGATCTCGTGGTAGTTGCCGCGAGTGCCGACGATCTTTAAAAAGGAGTTGATTTTCGCGTAGCTTTTCATTATTTTACCATTTTATCGCTGAGCTCTTTTAGGCTCGCTTCGCCCGCGCCGTTTAGGGCTTGTTTGTTTTCCGCCGCTACGTCCTCGACGAGCTCAGAGCGCAGGATCATCATATTTTTAGGCGCGTCGATGCCGATTTTTACGCCGCCTTTTGAGATGCCTACGACCGTGATTTTAATATCGTTTCCCAGCATTATGCTTTCGTCTTCTTTTCTTGCGAGTATTAGCATTTTTCGACCTTATTTAGTTTATATGTTACGGTTTCGTCTTTGATTTCAATGATACTAAAAAATTCATCAAAGTTTATTAAATATAGCCCTTTGGCGCCAAATTTTAGCTTTTCTACGCTCAGTTTTTTGCCAAGCATTACGTCCGTGGGATCGCCTAAATATTCGTTTTGCGGTAGCGAAATATAATCAAGCGGATTTAAAAACCTCTCGTTTTCATAAATAAATTTACCTTCGCTCACGCGTTTTAGCGCGCTTAGAGTGGCTTTTACGCCAAGCTTTGCGGCTAAAATTTGAGCGTACGAGCGCACGTACGAGCCCCCGCTAACGCTAATGCGAAAGCTCAAAAACGGATGCATATATGCGGTTAAATTTGCGTCAAAAACGCTCATCGTTTGGCTTTTTAGCTCAAACTCCTCGCCCGCTCTTGCTAGCTCATAGGCGCGTTTGCCGCCCACGTGCTTGGCGCTAAATTTGGGCGGTACGTAGGCGATCTCGCCTTTTAGCTCGCCTAGCGCAGCTTTTACGTCCGCTAAATTTAAGGGCGAGCAAAGCGTGATCTCCTCGATATTTTCGTTATCTAGGCTAGCGCTTACGGCTCCCAGCCATATCGTCGCTTCGTAGATTTTGGGCGTTTTATCTATATAGTTAAAAAGCCGAGTGTGGTTGCCCAGAGCCACGATCAGGCAGCCGCCGGCAAACGGATCTAGCGTGCCCGAAAAGCCCGCCTTTTTTACGCCGTATTTGCGCTTTAGCCTACTTAGGAAATGATTCGAGCTGATGCCTGCGGGCTTATTTGCGACAAAAAGCGCGTTCATTTAAATTTGACTTTTGGAAGCTGGGCTAAATTTGCGGCGTTTTTTAAATTTGATCCGCGAGCGTCAAATTTGAGCGCGTAAATTTGATCAAATTTGACGCGGTATTTAGCCTGCAAGGTCTCAAATTTACTCATTTTTACACCGCTTTTTCGACGAAGCTAGACATTATCTCGCGGCTGATTCCGCCGAAATTTATCGTTAGCTTTAGCTCTTTTTTGATCTTCGTTACCGCCGTCACGCGCCCGATACCGAAAATTTTGTGCTTGACGAGGTCGCCTTTTTTGTATTCGCCCGCGGCTTGCGTTTGCGTCTGGATGATGAGGCTGCCGCTGCAAACGCCTGCTTCGCTTAAAAATCTGCTCTTTTCCAGCCTTGTTCTCTGGCCTTTATAAAAGCGCGAATTTACAAAGCTTAGCGTCAGGGTTTTTTTGGCGCGGGTGATGGCGACGTAGGCTAGGCGCCGCTCCTCCTCGATGTCGCTACCGTCGCCAAGAAGTGGGAAAAATCCCTCCTCAAGCCCGATCACGAAAAGATGCTCGAACTCAAGCCCCTTGCTAGCGTGTATGCTCATGATCGAGATCGCCTCGCCGCCGATGTTGTCCTGCTCGCTTTGTAGCGCGATCTCGTTTAAAAACTCCTCTATAGAAAAGCTTGGATTTTGCTTGATTTGATCCTTGATCGTAGCGTAAAACTCGTCTATGTTCGCCACGCGCTCTGAGCCGTCGGGCAAGCTCTCGTAGTATTTTTTGATGCCGAATTTCGCTTCTAGCTTATCCACTAGCTCGTACGGCGAGTCGCACTCTTTTAGCTCTCTTAAATTTGCCGCAAATTCGCCCAGGCTCGAGACGATCTTTTTGCTTAGATCCTTGTCGTTTTCGTCCAGGCTAGATATCGCTTCAAATAGCGAAAGCTTATGCTCGAAGGCGATCTTTTCGATCTTTGCGAGGCTTACCTTGCCAAGGCCGCGTTTTGGGCGGTTGATGACGCGCTTTAGCGAGAAGTCGTCGTTCTCGTTTGCGACCAGCCTTAGGTAGCTGATGACGTCTTTGACCTCGGCGCGCTCGTAGAATTTAACTCCACCGACCATCTTATACGGGATTTTTTCTTTGGTTAGGCCTTCTTCGAGCGAGCGGGAGAGAGCGTTTATGCGGTACAAGATCGCGATATCGCTAGCCTGCGCGCCGCTATCAAGCAGCTTTTTGATGCGTTTGGCTACTTTTAGGCTCTCCATCGTTTCGTCGTCTGATTCCATCAGCGCTACGTCCTCGCCGCCTTCTTTGGTGCTTTTTAACTCTTTGCCGAGGCGGTTTCTGTTATGGTCGATAAGCTCATTTGCCGCGCGTAAAATTTGACTCGTCGAGCGGTAGTTTTGCTCTAGTCTTATGACTTTGGCGTCTTTAAACTGATCTTTAAAATTTAATATATTTTCGATTTTCGCACCACGCCAGCCGTAGATACTTTGATCGTCGTCGCCCACGACCGCGATATTTTCGTGCGTTAGGCAGAGTTTGCGCAAGAGTCTGTACTGAAGGTCGTTGGTGTCTTGATACTCGTCCACCATCACGTAGGCATACCTGCGCGAGATCTCGCGCGCTAGAGCTTCGTCCTCGTCTAAAATTTTATAGCTAAGGCAGAGTAGGTCGTCAAAATCTACGAGGTTGTTTGCTGCCAAGTACTCCTCGTAAAGCTTGTAGATATTTGCTAGCTTTGCGTGGTAGCCGTCTTTGAAATTTTGCCCGTTTGCAAACATGCCGCCATGATTTAGCACCTCCTCTACGCTTAAAAGCGAGTTTTTAAAATTTGAGATCTCGCTAGCTAGAACCGAGGTCGCGATATCGCCCTCAAAGCCTTTTAGGATGCGCTTTTTATCGTCGGTGTCGATGATGACGAAGTTGTTTTTGCGCTTTAGGCGGTCGATGTAAAATTTCAAAAACAAAAGCCCGAATTTGTGAAAAGTGCAAAGTAGCGGAGTGAAATTTTTACCGGCGGCGCCTAGCATATTTAGCGCGCGGGTTCGCATCTCGCTTGCGGCTTTGTTGGTGAAGGTTAGCGTTAGGGTGTTTGACGGTGGGATACCTAGCTCGCTTATGAGATAGGCTAGGCGAGTGGTGATGGTTTTGGTTTTACCGCTGCCGGCTCCTGCTAAAATCAACATCGCTCCGTCCGTATGCGAGGCTGCCTCGCGCTGGCTTTCGTTTAGTTCGTCTAGTAAATCGGGCATTAAATTTCCTGCTTTATTTATTAAAATGATTAAATTCTAACAAAATAAGCTTAAAAATCGCCGCTGATTTAAATTCGGGTCTGATTAAGAGCGTTTTCAGATATAAATCAATACAATATTAAAAATATGATTTTATAAGCTGATATAATAATAAGGAGCCCGGCATGATCAATGATTTTAGTAAATTTTATACCTTTATGGAGATAGTGAAAGAAAGAAGCTTCTCAAAAGCCTCAAGAGCGCTTGGT of Campylobacter showae contains these proteins:
- the csrA gene encoding carbon storage regulator CsrA gives rise to the protein MLILARKEDESIMLGNDIKITVVGISKGGVKIGIDAPKNMMILRSELVEDVAAENKQALNGAGEASLKELSDKMVK
- the truB gene encoding tRNA pseudouridine(55) synthase TruB, whose protein sequence is MNALFVANKPAGISSNHFLSRLKRKYGVKKAGFSGTLDPFAGGCLIVALGNHTRLFNYIDKTPKIYEATIWLGAVSASLDNENIEEITLCSPLNLADVKAALGELKGEIAYVPPKFSAKHVGGKRAYELARAGEEFELKSQTMSVFDANLTAYMHPFLSFRISVSGGSYVRSYAQILAAKLGVKATLSALKRVSEGKFIYENERFLNPLDYISLPQNEYLGDPTDVMLGKKLSVEKLKFGAKGLYLINFDEFFSIIEIKDETVTYKLNKVEKC
- a CDS encoding ATP-dependent helicase; protein product: MPDLLDELNESQREAASHTDGAMLILAGAGSGKTKTITTRLAYLISELGIPPSNTLTLTFTNKAASEMRTRALNMLGAAGKNFTPLLCTFHKFGLLFLKFYIDRLKRKNNFVIIDTDDKKRILKGFEGDIATSVLASEISNFKNSLLSVEEVLNHGGMFANGQNFKDGYHAKLANIYKLYEEYLAANNLVDFDDLLCLSYKILDEDEALAREISRRYAYVMVDEYQDTNDLQYRLLRKLCLTHENIAVVGDDDQSIYGWRGAKIENILNFKDQFKDAKVIRLEQNYRSTSQILRAANELIDHNRNRLGKELKSTKEGGEDVALMESDDETMESLKVAKRIKKLLDSGAQASDIAILYRINALSRSLEEGLTKEKIPYKMVGGVKFYERAEVKDVISYLRLVANENDDFSLKRVINRPKRGLGKVSLAKIEKIAFEHKLSLFEAISSLDENDKDLSKKIVSSLGEFAANLRELKECDSPYELVDKLEAKFGIKKYYESLPDGSERVANIDEFYATIKDQIKQNPSFSIEEFLNEIALQSEQDNIGGEAISIMSIHASKGLEFEHLFVIGLEEGFFPLLGDGSDIEEERRLAYVAITRAKKTLTLSFVNSRFYKGQRTRLEKSRFLSEAGVCSGSLIIQTQTQAAGEYKKGDLVKHKIFGIGRVTAVTKIKKELKLTINFGGISREIMSSFVEKAV